One Elephas maximus indicus isolate mEleMax1 chromosome 18, mEleMax1 primary haplotype, whole genome shotgun sequence genomic region harbors:
- the LOC126061663 gene encoding uncharacterized protein LOC126061663 isoform X13, whose protein sequence is MTPEGAVMTLVEERDVYAGNSYRCAQATVTGVPRQQLQVCPGNSYRCAQATVTGVPRHQSQVCPDNSCRCAQTAIAGVPRQQSQVCPDTSRRCAQTTVAGVPRQQSQVCPGNSRRCAQTPVAGVPRQQSQVCPGNSRRCAQTTVAGVPRQQSQVCPDNSCRCAQTPVAGVTRHQSQVCPGNSRRCAQATVAGVPRQQSQVCPGNSRRCAQATVAGVPRQQSQVCPGNSRRCAQATVAGVPRQQSQVCPGTSCRQTPVTGVPRQQLQVCPDNSCRCAQATVAGVPRQQLQVCPGNSCRCAQTAVTGVPRQQLQVCPGNSYRCAQARVRPQANKNCGQEHRGRDGVPCW, encoded by the exons atgacccctgagggagctgtgATGACTTTGGTAGAGGAGAGAGACGTGTATGCAGGCAACAGTTACAGGTGTGCCCAGGCAACAGTTACAGGTGTGCCCAGGCAACAGTTACAGGTGTGCCCAGGCAACAGTTACAGGTGTGCCCAGGCAACAGTTACAGGTGTGCCCAGACACCAGTCGCAGGTGTGCCCAGACAACAGCTGCAGGTGTGCCCAGACAGCAATCGCAGGTGTGCCCAGGCAACAGTCACAGGTGTGCCCAGACACCAGTCGCAGGTGTGCCCAGACAACAGTCGCAGGTGTGCCCAGGCAACAGTCGCAGGTGTGCCCAGGCAACAGTCGCAGGTGTGCCCAGACACCAGTCGCAGGTGTGCCCAGGCAACAGTCGCAGGTGTGCCCAGGCAACAGTCGCAGGTGTGCCCAGACAACAGTCGCAGGTGTGCCCAGACAACAGTCGCAGGTGTGCCCAGACAACAGTTGCAGGTGTGCCCAGACACCAGTCGCAGGTGTGACCAGACACCAGTCGCAGGTGTGCCCAGGCAACAGTCGCAGGTGTGCCCAGGCAACAGTCGCAGGTGTGCCCAGGCAACAGTCGCAGGTGTGCCCAGGCAACAGTCGCAGGTGTGCCCAGGCAACAGTCGCAGGTGTGCCCAGGCAACAGTCGCAGGTGTGCCCAGGCAACAGTCGCAGGTGTGCCCAGGCAACAGTCGCAG GTGTGCCCAGGCAACAGTCGCAGGTGTGCCCAGGCACCAGTTGCAGGCAGACACCAGTTACAGGTGTGCCCAGACAACAGTTACAGGTGTGCCCAGACAACAGTTGCAGGTGTGCCCAGGCAACAGTTGCAGGTGTGCCCAGGCAACAGTTACAGGTGTGCCCAGGCAACAGTTGCAGGTGTGCCCAGACAGCAGTTACAGGTGTGCCCAGGCAACAGTTACAGGTGTGCCCAGGCAACAGTTACAGGTGTGCCCAGGCAAGAGTCAGGCCACAAGCCAATAAGAACTGTGGCCAAGAACACAGAGGAAGGGATGGTGTTCCATGCTGGTGA
- the LOC126061663 gene encoding uncharacterized protein LOC126061663 isoform X16 translates to MQATVTGVPRQQLQVCPGNSYRCAQATVTGVPRQQLQVCPDTSRRCAQTTAAGVPRQQSQVCPGNSHRCAQTPVAGVPRQQSQVCPGNSRRCAQATVAGVPRHQSQVCPGNSRRCAQATVAGVPRQQSQVCPGNSRRCAQATVAGVPRQQSQVCPGNSRRCAQATVAGVPRQQSQVCPDTSCRCAQTPVAGVPRQQLQVCPGNSYRCAQATVAGVPRNQLQVCPDNSHRCAQATVAGVPRQQSQVCPGTSCRQTPVTGVPRQQLQVCPDNSCRCAQATVAGVPRQQLQVCPGNSCRCAQTAVTGVPRQQLQVCPGNSYRCAQARVRPQANKNCGQEHRGRDGVPCW, encoded by the exons ATGCAGGCAACAGTTACAGGTGTGCCCAGGCAACAGTTACAGGTGTGCCCAGGCAACAGTTACAGGTGTGCCCAGGCAACAGTTACAGGTGTGCCCAGGCAACAGTTACAGGTGTGCCCAGACACCAGTCGCAGGTGTGCCCAGACAACAGCTGCAGGTGTGCCCAGACAGCAATCGCAGGTGTGCCCAGGCAACAGTCACAGGTGTGCCCAGACACCAGTCGCAGGTGTGCCCAGACAACAGTCGCAGGTGTGCCCAGGCAACAGTCGCAGGTGTGCCCAGGCAACAGTCGCAGGTGTGCCCAGACACCAGTCGCAGGTGTGCCCAGGCAACAGTCGCAGGTGTGCCCAGGCAACAGTCGCAG GTGTGCCCAGGCAACAGTCGCAGGTGTGCCCAGGCAACAGTCGCAGGTGTGCCCAGGCAACAGTCGCAGGTGTGCCCAGGCAACAGTCGCAGGTGTGCCCAGGCAACAGTCGCAGGTGTGCCCAGGCAACAGTCGCAGGTGTGCCCAGGCAACAGTCGCAGGTGTGCCCAGACACCAGTTGCAGGTGTGCCCAGACACCAGTTGCAGGTGTGCCCAGACAACAGTTACAGGTGTGCCCAGGCAACAGTTACAG GTGTGCCCAGGCAACAGTTGCAGGTGTGCCCAGGAACCAGTTACAGGTGTGCCCAGACAACAGTCACAGGTGTGCCCAGGCAACAGTCGCAGGTGTGCCCAGGCAACAGTCGCAGGTGTGCCCAGGCACCAGTTGCAGGCAGACACCAGTTACAGGTGTGCCCAGACAACAGTTACAGGTGTGCCCAGACAACAGTTGCAGGTGTGCCCAGGCAACAGTTGCAGGTGTGCCCAGGCAACAGTTACAGGTGTGCCCAGGCAACAGTTGCAGGTGTGCCCAGACAGCAGTTACAGGTGTGCCCAGGCAACAGTTACAGGTGTGCCCAGGCAACAGTTACAGGTGTGCCCAGGCAAGAGTCAGGCCACAAGCCAATAAGAACTGTGGCCAAGAACACAGAGGAAGGGATGGTGTTCCATGCTGGTGA
- the LOC126061663 gene encoding uncharacterized protein LOC126061663 isoform X19: MTPEGAVMTLVEERDVYAGNSYRCAQATVTGVPRQQLQVCPGNSYRCAQATVTGVPRHQSQVCPDNSCRCAQTAIAGVPRQQSQVCPDTSRRCAQTTVAGVPRQQSQVCPGNSRRCAQTPVAGVPRQQSQVCPGNSRRCAQTTVAGVPRQQSQVCPDNSCRCAQTPVAGVTRHQSQVCPGNSRRCAQATVAGVPRQQSQVCPGNSRRCAQATVAGVPRQQSQVCPGNSRRCAQATVAGVPRHQLQVCPDTSCRCAQTTVTGVPRQQLQVCPGNSYRCAQATVTGVPRQQLQVCPGNSYRCAQARVRPQANKNCGQEHRGRDGVPCW, from the exons atgacccctgagggagctgtgATGACTTTGGTAGAGGAGAGAGACGTGTATGCAGGCAACAGTTACAGGTGTGCCCAGGCAACAGTTACAGGTGTGCCCAGGCAACAGTTACAGGTGTGCCCAGGCAACAGTTACAGGTGTGCCCAGGCAACAGTTACAGGTGTGCCCAGACACCAGTCGCAGGTGTGCCCAGACAACAGCTGCAGGTGTGCCCAGACAGCAATCGCAGGTGTGCCCAGGCAACAGTCACAGGTGTGCCCAGACACCAGTCGCAGGTGTGCCCAGACAACAGTCGCAGGTGTGCCCAGGCAACAGTCGCAGGTGTGCCCAGGCAACAGTCGCAGGTGTGCCCAGACACCAGTCGCAGGTGTGCCCAGGCAACAGTCGCAGGTGTGCCCAGGCAACAGTCGCAGGTGTGCCCAGACAACAGTCGCAGGTGTGCCCAGACAACAGTCGCAGGTGTGCCCAGACAACAGTTGCAGGTGTGCCCAGACACCAGTCGCAGGTGTGACCAGACACCAGTCGCAGGTGTGCCCAGGCAACAGTCGCAGGTGTGCCCAGGCAACAGTCGCAGGTGTGCCCAGGCAACAGTCGCAGGTGTGCCCAGGCAACAGTCGCAGGTGTGCCCAGGCAACAGTCGCAGGTGTGCCCAGGCAACAGTCGCAGGTGTGCCCAGGCAACAGTCGCAGGTGTGCCCAGGCAACAGTCGCAGGTGTGCCCAGACACCAGTTGCAGGTGTGCCCAGACACCAGTTGCAGGTGTGCCCAGACAACAGTTACAGGTGTGCCCAGGCAACAGTTACAGGTGTGCCCAGGCAACAGTTACAG GTGTGCCCAGGCAACAGTTACAG GTGTGCCCAGGCAACAGTTACAGGTGTGCCCAGGCAACAGTTACAGGTGTGCCCAGGCAAGAGTCAGGCCACAAGCCAATAAGAACTGTGGCCAAGAACACAGAGGAAGGGATGGTGTTCCATGCTGGTGA
- the LOC126061663 gene encoding uncharacterized protein LOC126061663 isoform X22, translating into MTPEGAVMTLVEERDVYAGNSYRCAQATVTGVPRQQLQVCPGNSYRCAQATVTGVPRHQSQVCPDNSCRCAQTAIAGVPRQQSQVCPDTSRRCAQTTVAGVPRQQSQVCPGNSRRCAQTPVAGVPRQQSQVCPGNSRRCAQTTVAGVPRQQSQVCPDNSCRCAQTPVAGVTRHQSQVCPGNSRRCAQATVAGVPRQQSQVCPGNSRRCAQATVAGVPRQQSQVCPGNSRRCAQATVAGVPRHQLQVCPDTSCRCAQTTVTGVPRQQLQVCPGNSYRCAQATVTGVPRQESGHKPIRTVAKNTEEGMVFHAGDYGSR; encoded by the exons atgacccctgagggagctgtgATGACTTTGGTAGAGGAGAGAGACGTGTATGCAGGCAACAGTTACAGGTGTGCCCAGGCAACAGTTACAGGTGTGCCCAGGCAACAGTTACAGGTGTGCCCAGGCAACAGTTACAGGTGTGCCCAGGCAACAGTTACAGGTGTGCCCAGACACCAGTCGCAGGTGTGCCCAGACAACAGCTGCAGGTGTGCCCAGACAGCAATCGCAGGTGTGCCCAGGCAACAGTCACAGGTGTGCCCAGACACCAGTCGCAGGTGTGCCCAGACAACAGTCGCAGGTGTGCCCAGGCAACAGTCGCAGGTGTGCCCAGGCAACAGTCGCAGGTGTGCCCAGACACCAGTCGCAGGTGTGCCCAGGCAACAGTCGCAGGTGTGCCCAGGCAACAGTCGCAGGTGTGCCCAGACAACAGTCGCAGGTGTGCCCAGACAACAGTCGCAGGTGTGCCCAGACAACAGTTGCAGGTGTGCCCAGACACCAGTCGCAGGTGTGACCAGACACCAGTCGCAGGTGTGCCCAGGCAACAGTCGCAGGTGTGCCCAGGCAACAGTCGCAGGTGTGCCCAGGCAACAGTCGCAGGTGTGCCCAGGCAACAGTCGCAGGTGTGCCCAGGCAACAGTCGCAGGTGTGCCCAGGCAACAGTCGCAGGTGTGCCCAGGCAACAGTCGCAGGTGTGCCCAGGCAACAGTCGCAGGTGTGCCCAGACACCAGTTGCAGGTGTGCCCAGACACCAGTTGCAGGTGTGCCCAGACAACAGTTACAGGTGTGCCCAGGCAACAGTTACAGGTGTGCCCAGGCAACAGTTACAG GTGTGCCCAGGCAACAGTTACAGGTGTGCCCAGGCAAGAGTCAGGCCACAAGCCAATAAGAACTGTGGCCAAGAACACAGAGGAAGGGATGGTGTTCCATGCTGGTGATTATGGAAGCAGGTAG
- the LOC126061663 gene encoding uncharacterized protein LOC126061663 isoform X7 — protein MTPEGAVMTLVEERDVYAGNSYRCAQATVTGVPRQQLQVCPGNSYRCAQATVTGVPRHQSQVCPDNSCRCAQTAIAGVPRQQSQVCPDTSRRCAQTTVAGVPRQQSQVCPGNSRRCAQATVAGVPRQQSQVCPDTSRRCDQTPVAGVPRQQSQVCPGNSRRCAQATVAGVPRQQSQVCPGNSRRCAQATVAGVPRQQSQVCPGNSRRCAQTPVAGVPRHQLQVCPDNSYRCAQATVTGVPRQQLQVCPGTSYRCAQTTVTGVPRQQSQVCPGNSRRCAQAPVAGRHQLQVCPDNSYRCAQTTVAGVPRQQLQVCPGNSYRCAQATVAGVPRQQLQVCPGNSYRCAQATVTGVPRQESGHKPIRTVAKNTEEGMVFHAGDYGSR, from the exons atgacccctgagggagctgtgATGACTTTGGTAGAGGAGAGAGACGTGTATGCAGGCAACAGTTACAGGTGTGCCCAGGCAACAGTTACAGGTGTGCCCAGGCAACAGTTACAGGTGTGCCCAGGCAACAGTTACAGGTGTGCCCAGGCAACAGTTACAGGTGTGCCCAGACACCAGTCGCAGGTGTGCCCAGACAACAGCTGCAGGTGTGCCCAGACAGCAATCGCAGGTGTGCCCAGGCAACAGTCACAGGTGTGCCCAGACACCAGTCGCAGGTGTGCCCAGACAACAGTCGCAGGTGTGCCCAGGCAACAGTCGCAGGTGTGCCCAGGCAACAGTCGCAG GTGTGCCCAGGCAACAGTCGCAGGTGTGCCCAGACAACAGTCGCAG GTGTGCCCAGACACCAGTCGCAGGTGTGACCAGACACCAGTCGCAGGTGTGCCCAGGCAACAGTCGCAGGTGTGCCCAGGCAACAGTCGCAGGTGTGCCCAGGCAACAGTCGCAGGTGTGCCCAGGCAACAGTCGCAGGTGTGCCCAGGCAACAGTCGCAGGTGTGCCCAGGCAACAGTCGCAGGTGTGCCCAGGCAACAGTCGCAGGTGTGCCCAGGCAACAGTCGCAGGTGTGCCCAGACACCAGTTGCAGGTGTGCCCAGACACCAGTTGCAGGTGTGCCCAGACAACAGTTACAGGTGTGCCCAGGCAACAGTTACAG GTGTGCCCAGGCAACAGTTGCAGGTGTGCCCAGGAACCAGTTACAGGTGTGCCCAGACAACAGTCACAGGTGTGCCCAGGCAACAGTCGCAGGTGTGCCCAGGCAACAGTCGCAGGTGTGCCCAGGCACCAGTTGCAGGCAGACACCAGTTACAGGTGTGCCCAGACAACAGTTACAGGTGTGCCCAGACAACAGTTGCAGGTGTGCCCAGGCAACAGTTGCAGGTGTGCCCAGGCAACAGTTACAGGTGTGCCCAGGCAACAGTTGCAGGTGTGCCCAGACAGCAGTTACAGGTGTGCCCAGGCAACAGTTACAGGTGTGCCCAGGCAACAGTTACAGGTGTGCCCAGGCAAGAGTCAGGCCACAAGCCAATAAGAACTGTGGCCAAGAACACAGAGGAAGGGATGGTGTTCCATGCTGGTGATTATGGAAGCAGGTAG
- the LOC126061663 gene encoding uncharacterized protein LOC126061663 isoform X8, with product MTPEGAVMTLVEERDVYAGNSYRCAQATVTGVPRQQLQVCPGNSYRCAQATVTGVPRHQSQVCPDNSCRCAQTAIAGVPRQQSQVCPDTSRRCAQTTVAGVPRQQSQVCPGNSRRCAQTPVAGVPRQQSQVCPGNSRRCAQATVAGVPRQQSQVCPGNSRRCAQATVAGVPRQQSQVCPGNSRRCAQATVAGVPRQQSQVCPDTSCRCAQTPVAGVPRQQLQVCPGNSYRCAQATVAGVPRNQLQVCPDNSHRCAQATVAGVPRQQSQVCPGTSCRQTPVTGVPRQQLQVCPDNSCRCAQATVAGVPRQQLQVCPGNSCRCAQTAVTGVPRQQLQVCPGNSYRCAQARVRPQANKNCGQEHRGRDGVPCW from the exons atgacccctgagggagctgtgATGACTTTGGTAGAGGAGAGAGACGTGTATGCAGGCAACAGTTACAGGTGTGCCCAGGCAACAGTTACAGGTGTGCCCAGGCAACAGTTACAGGTGTGCCCAGGCAACAGTTACAGGTGTGCCCAGGCAACAGTTACAGGTGTGCCCAGACACCAGTCGCAGGTGTGCCCAGACAACAGCTGCAGGTGTGCCCAGACAGCAATCGCAGGTGTGCCCAGGCAACAGTCACAGGTGTGCCCAGACACCAGTCGCAGGTGTGCCCAGACAACAGTCGCAGGTGTGCCCAGGCAACAGTCGCAGGTGTGCCCAGGCAACAGTCGCAGGTGTGCCCAGACACCAGTCGCAGGTGTGCCCAGGCAACAGTCGCAGGTGTGCCCAGGCAACAGTCGCAG GTGTGCCCAGGCAACAGTCGCAGGTGTGCCCAGGCAACAGTCGCAGGTGTGCCCAGGCAACAGTCGCAGGTGTGCCCAGGCAACAGTCGCAGGTGTGCCCAGGCAACAGTCGCAGGTGTGCCCAGGCAACAGTCGCAGGTGTGCCCAGGCAACAGTCGCAGGTGTGCCCAGGCAACAGTCGCAGGTGTGCCCAGACACCAGTTGCAGGTGTGCCCAGACACCAGTTGCAGGTGTGCCCAGACAACAGTTACAGGTGTGCCCAGGCAACAGTTACAG GTGTGCCCAGGCAACAGTTGCAGGTGTGCCCAGGAACCAGTTACAGGTGTGCCCAGACAACAGTCACAGGTGTGCCCAGGCAACAGTCGCAGGTGTGCCCAGGCAACAGTCGCAGGTGTGCCCAGGCACCAGTTGCAGGCAGACACCAGTTACAGGTGTGCCCAGACAACAGTTACAGGTGTGCCCAGACAACAGTTGCAGGTGTGCCCAGGCAACAGTTGCAGGTGTGCCCAGGCAACAGTTACAGGTGTGCCCAGGCAACAGTTGCAGGTGTGCCCAGACAGCAGTTACAGGTGTGCCCAGGCAACAGTTACAGGTGTGCCCAGGCAACAGTTACAGGTGTGCCCAGGCAAGAGTCAGGCCACAAGCCAATAAGAACTGTGGCCAAGAACACAGAGGAAGGGATGGTGTTCCATGCTGGTGA
- the LOC126061663 gene encoding uncharacterized protein LOC126061663 isoform X10 — MTPEGAVMTLVEERDVYAGNSYRCAQATVTGVPRQQLQVCPGNSYRCAQATVTGVPRHQSQVCPDNSCRCAQTAIAGVPRQQSQVCPDTSRRCAQTTVAGVPRQQSQVCPGNSRRCAQTPVAGVPRQQSQVCPGNSRRCAQTTVAGVPRQQSQVCPDNSCRCAQTPVAGVTRHQSQVCPGNSRRCAQATVAGVPRQQSQVCPGNSRRCAQATVAGVPRQQSQVCPGNSRRCAQATVAGVPRQQSQVCPGNSRRCAQAPVAGRHQLQVCPDNSYRCAQTTVAGVPRQQLQVCPGNSYRCAQATVAGVPRQQLQVCPGNSYRCAQATVTGVPRQESGHKPIRTVAKNTEEGMVFHAGDYGSR; from the exons atgacccctgagggagctgtgATGACTTTGGTAGAGGAGAGAGACGTGTATGCAGGCAACAGTTACAGGTGTGCCCAGGCAACAGTTACAGGTGTGCCCAGGCAACAGTTACAGGTGTGCCCAGGCAACAGTTACAGGTGTGCCCAGGCAACAGTTACAGGTGTGCCCAGACACCAGTCGCAGGTGTGCCCAGACAACAGCTGCAGGTGTGCCCAGACAGCAATCGCAGGTGTGCCCAGGCAACAGTCACAGGTGTGCCCAGACACCAGTCGCAGGTGTGCCCAGACAACAGTCGCAGGTGTGCCCAGGCAACAGTCGCAGGTGTGCCCAGGCAACAGTCGCAGGTGTGCCCAGACACCAGTCGCAGGTGTGCCCAGGCAACAGTCGCAGGTGTGCCCAGGCAACAGTCGCAGGTGTGCCCAGACAACAGTCGCAGGTGTGCCCAGACAACAGTCGCAGGTGTGCCCAGACAACAGTTGCAGGTGTGCCCAGACACCAGTCGCAGGTGTGACCAGACACCAGTCGCAGGTGTGCCCAGGCAACAGTCGCAGGTGTGCCCAGGCAACAGTCGCAGGTGTGCCCAGGCAACAGTCGCAGGTGTGCCCAGGCAACAGTCGCAGGTGTGCCCAGGCAACAGTCGCAGGTGTGCCCAGGCAACAGTCGCAGGTGTGCCCAGGCAACAGTCGCAGGTGTGCCCAGGCAACAGTCGCAG GTGTGCCCAGGCAACAGTCGCAGGTGTGCCCAGGCAACAGTCGCAGGTGTGCCCAGGCACCAGTTGCAGGCAGACACCAGTTACAGGTGTGCCCAGACAACAGTTACAGGTGTGCCCAGACAACAGTTGCAGGTGTGCCCAGGCAACAGTTGCAGGTGTGCCCAGGCAACAGTTACAGGTGTGCCCAGGCAACAGTTGCAGGTGTGCCCAGACAGCAGTTACAGGTGTGCCCAGGCAACAGTTACAGGTGTGCCCAGGCAACAGTTACAGGTGTGCCCAGGCAAGAGTCAGGCCACAAGCCAATAAGAACTGTGGCCAAGAACACAGAGGAAGGGATGGTGTTCCATGCTGGTGATTATGGAAGCAGGTAG
- the LOC126061663 gene encoding SCO-spondin-like isoform X5, whose product MQATVTGVPRQQLQVCPGNSYRCAQATVTGVPRQQLQVCPDTSRRCAQTTAAGVPRQQSQVCPGNSHRCAQTPVAGVPRQQSQVCPGNSRRCAQATVAGVPRHQSQVCPGNSRRCAQATVAGVPRQQSQVCPDTSRRCDQTPVAGVPRQQSQVCPGNSRRCAQATVAGVPRQQSQVCPGNSRRCAQATVAGVPRQQSQVCPGNSRRCAQTPVAGVPRHQLQVCPDNSYRCAQATVTGVPRQQLQVCPDTSCRCAQATVAGVPRNQLQVCPDNSHRCAQATVAGVPRQQSQVCPGTSCRQTPVTGVPRQQLQVCPDNSCRCAQATVAGVPRQQLQVCPGNSCRCAQTAVTGVPRQQLQVCPGNSYRCAQARVRPQANKNCGQEHRGRDGVPCW is encoded by the exons ATGCAGGCAACAGTTACAGGTGTGCCCAGGCAACAGTTACAGGTGTGCCCAGGCAACAGTTACAGGTGTGCCCAGGCAACAGTTACAGGTGTGCCCAGGCAACAGTTACAGGTGTGCCCAGACACCAGTCGCAGGTGTGCCCAGACAACAGCTGCAGGTGTGCCCAGACAGCAATCGCAGGTGTGCCCAGGCAACAGTCACAGGTGTGCCCAGACACCAGTCGCAGGTGTGCCCAGACAACAGTCGCAGGTGTGCCCAGGCAACAGTCGCAGGTGTGCCCAGGCAACAGTCGCAGGTGTGCCCAGACACCAGTCGCAGGTGTGCCCAGGCAACAGTCGCAGGTGTGCCCAGGCAACAGTCGCAGGTGTGCCCAGACAACAGTCGCAG GTGTGCCCAGACACCAGTCGCAGGTGTGACCAGACACCAGTCGCAGGTGTGCCCAGGCAACAGTCGCAGGTGTGCCCAGGCAACAGTCGCAGGTGTGCCCAGGCAACAGTCGCAGGTGTGCCCAGGCAACAGTCGCAGGTGTGCCCAGGCAACAGTCGCAGGTGTGCCCAGGCAACAGTCGCAGGTGTGCCCAGGCAACAGTCGCAGGTGTGCCCAGGCAACAGTCGCAGGTGTGCCCAGACACCAGTTGCAGGTGTGCCCAGACACCAGTTGCAGGTGTGCCCAGACAACAGTTACAGGTGTGCCCAGGCAACAGTTACAGGTGTGCCCAGGCAACAGTTACAGGTGTGCCCAGACACCAGTTGCAGGTGTGCCCAGGCAACAGTTGCAGGTGTGCCCAGGAACCAGTTACAGGTGTGCCCAGACAACAGTCACAGGTGTGCCCAGGCAACAGTCGCAGGTGTGCCCAGGCAACAGTCGCAGGTGTGCCCAGGCACCAGTTGCAGGCAGACACCAGTTACAGGTGTGCCCAGACAACAGTTACAGGTGTGCCCAGACAACAGTTGCAGGTGTGCCCAGGCAACAGTTGCAGGTGTGCCCAGGCAACAGTTACAGGTGTGCCCAGGCAACAGTTGCAGGTGTGCCCAGACAGCAGTTACAGGTGTGCCCAGGCAACAGTTACAGGTGTGCCCAGGCAACAGTTACAGGTGTGCCCAGGCAAGAGTCAGGCCACAAGCCAATAAGAACTGTGGCCAAGAACACAGAGGAAGGGATGGTGTTCCATGCTGGTGA
- the LOC126061663 gene encoding uncharacterized protein LOC126061663 isoform X14 — MTPEGAVMTLVEERDVYAGNSYRCAQATVTGVPRQQLQVCPGNSYRCAQATVTGVPRHQSQVCPDNSCRCAQTAIAGVPRQQSQVCPDTSRRCAQTTVAGVPRQQSQVCPGNSRRCAQATVAGVPRQQSQVCPGNSRRCAQATVAGVPRQQSQVCPGNSRRCAQATVAGVPRQQSQVCPDTSCRCAQTPVAGVPRQQLQVCPGNSYRCAQATVAGVPRNQLQVCPDNSHRCAQATVAGVPRQQSQVCPGTSCRQTPVTGVPRQQLQVCPDNSCRCAQATVAGVPRQQLQVCPGNSCRCAQTAVTGVPRQQLQVCPGNSYRCAQARVRPQANKNCGQEHRGRDGVPCW, encoded by the exons atgacccctgagggagctgtgATGACTTTGGTAGAGGAGAGAGACGTGTATGCAGGCAACAGTTACAGGTGTGCCCAGGCAACAGTTACAGGTGTGCCCAGGCAACAGTTACAGGTGTGCCCAGGCAACAGTTACAGGTGTGCCCAGGCAACAGTTACAGGTGTGCCCAGACACCAGTCGCAGGTGTGCCCAGACAACAGCTGCAGGTGTGCCCAGACAGCAATCGCAGGTGTGCCCAGGCAACAGTCACAGGTGTGCCCAGACACCAGTCGCAGGTGTGCCCAGACAACAGTCGCAGGTGTGCCCAGGCAACAGTCGCAGGTGTGCCCAGGCAACAGTCGCAG GTGTGCCCAGGCAACAGTCGCAGGTGTGCCCAGGCAACAGTCGCAGGTGTGCCCAGGCAACAGTCGCAGGTGTGCCCAGGCAACAGTCGCAGGTGTGCCCAGGCAACAGTCGCAGGTGTGCCCAGGCAACAGTCGCAGGTGTGCCCAGGCAACAGTCGCAGGTGTGCCCAGGCAACAGTCGCAGGTGTGCCCAGACACCAGTTGCAGGTGTGCCCAGACACCAGTTGCAGGTGTGCCCAGACAACAGTTACAGGTGTGCCCAGGCAACAGTTACAG GTGTGCCCAGGCAACAGTTGCAGGTGTGCCCAGGAACCAGTTACAGGTGTGCCCAGACAACAGTCACAGGTGTGCCCAGGCAACAGTCGCAGGTGTGCCCAGGCAACAGTCGCAGGTGTGCCCAGGCACCAGTTGCAGGCAGACACCAGTTACAGGTGTGCCCAGACAACAGTTACAGGTGTGCCCAGACAACAGTTGCAGGTGTGCCCAGGCAACAGTTGCAGGTGTGCCCAGGCAACAGTTACAGGTGTGCCCAGGCAACAGTTGCAGGTGTGCCCAGACAGCAGTTACAGGTGTGCCCAGGCAACAGTTACAGGTGTGCCCAGGCAACAGTTACAGGTGTGCCCAGGCAAGAGTCAGGCCACAAGCCAATAAGAACTGTGGCCAAGAACACAGAGGAAGGGATGGTGTTCCATGCTGGTGA
- the LOC126061663 gene encoding uncharacterized protein LOC126061663 isoform X21 encodes MQATVTGVPRQQLQVCPGNSYRCAQATVTGVPRQQLQVCPDTSRRCAQTTAAGVPRQQSQVCPGNSHRCAQTPVAGVPRQQSQVCPGNSRRCAQATVAGVPRQQSQVCPGNSRRCAQATVAGVPRQQSQVCPGNSRRCAQATVAGVPRQQSQVCPDTSCRCAQTPVAGVPRQQLQVCPGNSYRCAQATVAGVPRNQLQVCPDNSHRCAQATVAGVPRQQSQVCPGTSCRQTPVTGVPRQQLQVCPDNSCRCAQATVAGVPRQQLQVCPGNSCRCAQTAVTGVPRQQLQVCPGNSYRCAQARVRPQANKNCGQEHRGRDGVPCW; translated from the exons ATGCAGGCAACAGTTACAGGTGTGCCCAGGCAACAGTTACAGGTGTGCCCAGGCAACAGTTACAGGTGTGCCCAGGCAACAGTTACAGGTGTGCCCAGGCAACAGTTACAGGTGTGCCCAGACACCAGTCGCAGGTGTGCCCAGACAACAGCTGCAGGTGTGCCCAGACAGCAATCGCAGGTGTGCCCAGGCAACAGTCACAGGTGTGCCCAGACACCAGTCGCAGGTGTGCCCAGACAACAGTCGCAGGTGTGCCCAGGCAACAGTCGCAGGTGTGCCCAGGCAACAGTCGCAG GTGTGCCCAGGCAACAGTCGCAGGTGTGCCCAGGCAACAGTCGCAGGTGTGCCCAGGCAACAGTCGCAGGTGTGCCCAGGCAACAGTCGCAGGTGTGCCCAGGCAACAGTCGCAGGTGTGCCCAGGCAACAGTCGCAGGTGTGCCCAGGCAACAGTCGCAGGTGTGCCCAGACACCAGTTGCAGGTGTGCCCAGACACCAGTTGCAGGTGTGCCCAGACAACAGTTACAGGTGTGCCCAGGCAACAGTTACAG GTGTGCCCAGGCAACAGTTGCAGGTGTGCCCAGGAACCAGTTACAGGTGTGCCCAGACAACAGTCACAGGTGTGCCCAGGCAACAGTCGCAGGTGTGCCCAGGCAACAGTCGCAGGTGTGCCCAGGCACCAGTTGCAGGCAGACACCAGTTACAGGTGTGCCCAGACAACAGTTACAGGTGTGCCCAGACAACAGTTGCAGGTGTGCCCAGGCAACAGTTGCAGGTGTGCCCAGGCAACAGTTACAGGTGTGCCCAGGCAACAGTTGCAGGTGTGCCCAGACAGCAGTTACAGGTGTGCCCAGGCAACAGTTACAGGTGTGCCCAGGCAACAGTTACAGGTGTGCCCAGGCAAGAGTCAGGCCACAAGCCAATAAGAACTGTGGCCAAGAACACAGAGGAAGGGATGGTGTTCCATGCTGGTGA